Proteins found in one Crassostrea angulata isolate pt1a10 chromosome 3, ASM2561291v2, whole genome shotgun sequence genomic segment:
- the LOC128175143 gene encoding retinol-binding protein 4-like isoform X1, producing the protein MFLRPITIVTFSYLIQSLVANNCTLRMDSIQVEANFTIERYLGQWYEFEWMYEGYLDPASVFQDFAHVYRRQQDGNITDTTRGRDPAKSHGCLQFSSTIYLTDTPGKMLFNYLNQGNIGNYWVVETDYTNYSVVYNCIQLNPDDTCKTNQAWVYSRHPNLSDDLRARVSHVIENLCLNETSFYKTTHKNDCSAAPNLDSVVG; encoded by the exons ATGTTTCTGAGGCCAATAACAATAGTAACTTTCAG CTATTTGATTCAAAGCCTCGTAGCGAACAACTGTACCCTTCGCATGGATTCGATTCAAGTGGAAGCGAATTTCACCATAGAGAGG TATTTAGGCCAGTGGTATGAATTTGAGTGGATGTATGAGGGGTATTTAGATCCAGCGTCAGTATTCCAGGACTTCGCACACGTATACAGGAGACAACAGGACGGTAATATTACCGACACAACACGTGGAAG AGATCCAGCTAAAAGCCACGGGTGTCTCCAGTTTTCTTCCACCATCTACCTTACAGACACACCGGGAAAGatgttgtttaattatttaaatcaag gcAACATAGGAAATTACTGGGTAGTAGAGACAGACTATACCAACTACTCAGTGGTGTATAATTGCATTCAACTGAATCCTGACGACACATGTAAGACGAATCAAGCATGGGTGTACAGTCGCCATCCCAATCTGTCAGACGATTTGAGGGCGAGAGTTAGTCACGTGATAGAAAATCTGTGTTTGAATGAAACATCGTTTTATAAAACCACTCACAAAAATG ACTGTTCTGCCGCGCCCAATTTGGATTCCGTTGTTGGCTGA
- the LOC128175143 gene encoding purpurin-like isoform X2: MDSIQVEANFTIERYLGQWYEFEWMYEGYLDPASVFQDFAHVYRRQQDGNITDTTRGRDPAKSHGCLQFSSTIYLTDTPGKMLFNYLNQGNIGNYWVVETDYTNYSVVYNCIQLNPDDTCKTNQAWVYSRHPNLSDDLRARVSHVIENLCLNETSFYKTTHKNDCSAAPNLDSVVG, encoded by the exons ATGGATTCGATTCAAGTGGAAGCGAATTTCACCATAGAGAGG TATTTAGGCCAGTGGTATGAATTTGAGTGGATGTATGAGGGGTATTTAGATCCAGCGTCAGTATTCCAGGACTTCGCACACGTATACAGGAGACAACAGGACGGTAATATTACCGACACAACACGTGGAAG AGATCCAGCTAAAAGCCACGGGTGTCTCCAGTTTTCTTCCACCATCTACCTTACAGACACACCGGGAAAGatgttgtttaattatttaaatcaag gcAACATAGGAAATTACTGGGTAGTAGAGACAGACTATACCAACTACTCAGTGGTGTATAATTGCATTCAACTGAATCCTGACGACACATGTAAGACGAATCAAGCATGGGTGTACAGTCGCCATCCCAATCTGTCAGACGATTTGAGGGCGAGAGTTAGTCACGTGATAGAAAATCTGTGTTTGAATGAAACATCGTTTTATAAAACCACTCACAAAAATG ACTGTTCTGCCGCGCCCAATTTGGATTCCGTTGTTGGCTGA
- the LOC128175609 gene encoding coiled-coil domain-containing protein 42 homolog, with amino-acid sequence MDDNDRFKLELDDQKKNIFVTQLHERDDEDHDVTSFPVVKETGGQLLETGINTFQKTLLLKKEVEVAKVDAELEKCRQRFRQKMEELQQRKLNVQKKRQMMNNKMAKFDKFIKDNDAKRRRAIQKYQIEVLLKEQKQTEYEQLCEQLAALKKRKSYLERKVNQYKRFEEYLLKVIDIMPEDYIQDDDKIKGLMMRHKTLSESNKDLVDNLVHMGDEIEHLKKKLDDMKTDHDKRKVSINSHLAKLQNQQDKRQDSNKQQEQQFASNQGDMRKRRTELGVILMAIDNITEKCLKRLDSSMEDMTLEDKLQKIGAYLQEREDVAQMAAPSSSSSPKGSTDPHKSKVKKKVMVTG; translated from the exons ATGGATGACAATGACCGATTTAAACTAGAACTGGATGACcagaaaaagaatatttttgttacccAGTTGCACGAAAG AGATGATGAGGACCATGACGTCACATCTTTCCCTGTGGTCAAAGAGACGGGGGGTCAGCTGCTGGAGACAGGCATCAACACCTTCCAGAAAACCCTGCTGCTGAAGAAAGAGGTTGAGGTGGCCAAGGTGGATGCCGAGCTGGAGAAATGTCGGCAGCGCTTCCGTCAGAAGATGGAGGAACTACAACAGAGAAAGCTCAATGTCCAGAAAAAAAGACAAATG atgaacaataaaatggcCAAATTTGACAAGTTCATCAAGGACAATGACGCTAAGAGGCGGCGGGCCATACAGAAGTACCAGATCGAGGTCCTACTGAAAGAGCAAAAACAGACGGAATACGAACAACTCTGTGAACAACTGGCTGCCCTTAAAAAAAG GAAAAGCTATTTGGAAAGGAAAGTAAACCAGTACAAAAGGTTTGAAGAGTATCTCCTGAAAGTCATCGACATAATGCCTGAAG ATTACATACAAGATGACGATAAGATCAAGGGCCTGATGATGAGACACAAGACACTGAGCGAGTCCAATAAAGATCTCGTGGATAACCTGGTACACATGGGAGATGAG ATTGAACACCTGAAAAAGAAACTAGATGACATGAAAACAGACCATGACAAAAGAAAAGTGTCCATAAATAGCCACCTTGCCAAACTCCAGAATCAGCAAGATAAAAGACAGGACTCCAACAAGCAGCAAGAACAGCAGTTTGCCTCCAACCAAGGGGACATGAGAAAGCGG AGAACTGAGCTTGGAGTTATACTTATGGCCATAGACAACATTACAGAGAAGTGCTTGAAGCGTCTGGACTCCTCAATGGAAGATATGACTCTGGAGGATAAATTACAGAAAATCGGG GCTTACCTTCAGGAACGGGAAGATGTCGCTCAAATGGCAGCGCCCTCTAGCAGCTCAAGCCCAAAGGGTAGCACAGATCCTCACAAGTCAAAGGTCAAAAAGAAGGTCATGGTCACCGGCTGA